GGCACAAGACTTCCTCCTGGAGGGCCTCTTCATCCCCTCCACCCCAGCCCTACACTGCCTCAGGCTGAGCAGCACACACACGTAGCAGACAGAGATGACAGTGAAGGGCAGGGTGAAGCCAACCACCAGGGCAGCACGGTTCAGGACGATGATGGTGCCAAGGCTGCTGCCCAATTCCAGACAGCGGGTCCGCTCTTCCCCCTCCTGGATAGTCCCAGAACTCAGTAGGGGTGCGGAGGCCAGGGACACAAAGATCCAGATGAGTAGACACCCTCCCCAACCACAGGATCCCCCCTCCAGATTCATGAACGTATAGGGGCGCGATACGGCCAGGTAACGGAGGACACTCAGGGCCAGCAGGAAGTAGACAGAGCCATACATGTTGATATAGAATACGTAGGAGACCAGGCGGCAGGTGATGTCCCCAAACGGCCAATGGGAGTCCAGCAGGTAGTATGCTGCCCTGAGTGGCAGTGAGCACACCAGCATGAGGTCAGACAACAGCAGGTTCAACATGTACAGGTTGACTGTGGTgatgctcctcttcctcctgtacaTGCTGAGAAAGACCCAGAGGGAGGCACTGTTGGCTATCAGGCCCAGGAAGAAGAAGAGCAGGTATGCAGCAGGAAACACGCTGCGCTTGAAGCTGTCAATGGGACAATCGCACGTCAGATTCCTCACCTCTGATTCCAGACTCATATTGCCTGTGCCTCCAGTGAGACCTGTGAATAAAGGGAGGAAGACACAGGTATGGAAAATGTACTGCAAGTGCTGGAAGGTAAAAAGACAGCAAACAAAAGACTGAAAAGGTGAATACTAACAGTACATTATGTTGAGGCATTTAATTACAGACCTCTCCTCTTCTGATGCTACCTATTTACCGTACATTTTTACAGCCACATGAGGGGCATAAAGAGATAATCTGATCATATGCTTTACTATCAGATGGTGTGGTTACTTCATAAAACTGGCAAACAATGACTGATAGATTTTTAAACTTGTGTTTTTCTAACAAAAATAGCCAGAGCCACTTTACAGGAAGTATttttcacatacagtgcatttgttaagtattcagaacccttccctttttccacattttgttacgttacagccttattctaaaatggattaaaattttaaaaaatcctcaatctacacacaataccccataatgacaaaccaaaacttttgcaaatgtgtttgcaaatatattagtaataaaaacagaaataccttatttacataagtattcaggccctttgctatgagactcgaaattgagctcaggttccattgatcatccttgagatgtttctacaacttgattggagtccacctgtggtaaattcaattgattggacataatttggaaaggcacatacctgtctatataaggtcccacagttgacagtgcatgtcagaataaaaaccaagccatgaggtcgaaggaattgtccgtagagttccgagacaagATTGTATCAAAGCACaaatctagggaagggtaccaaaaaagatccccaagaacacagtggcctccatcattcttaagtggaagaagaTTGGatccaccaacactcttcctagagctggctgccgggagatgaccaagaactagatggtcactctgacagagctccagagttcctctgtggagataggagaaccttccagaaggacatccatctctgcagcactccaccaatcaagcctttatggtagagtggccagaaggaagccactcctcagtaaaaggcacatggctgcccgcttggagtttgccaaaagccaccgaaagactctcagaccatgagaaacaagattctctagtcttatgaaacgaagattgaactctttggcctgaatgccaagcgtcacgtttggaggaaacctggcaccattcctacggtgaagcatggtggtggcagcatcatgatgtggggatgtttttcagcggcagggattgagagactagtcaggatagagggaaagatgaacaaagcaaagcaaagagagatccttgatgaaaacttgctctagagtgctcaggacctcagactggggcaaaggttcaacttccaacagaaaaacaaccctaagcacacagccaaaaccacgcaggactggcttcgggacaagtctctgaatgtccttgagtggcccagccagagcccgaacttgaacccaattgaacatctctggagtgacctgaaaatagctgtgcagcgacactccccatccaacctgacagagcttgagaggatctgcagagaaaaatgggagaaactccccgaatacaggtgtgccaagcttgtagtgacataccaaagaagactcgaggccaaaggtgcttcgacaaagtactgagtaaagggtctgaatacttatgtaaatgtgatcttctgtttattttgttttttaaatttgcaaaaatgtcaacaaatctttttgctttgtcattatggggtattgtgttgattgatgaggggggaaaaaacaatgtaatcaattttagaatacggctgtaacgtaacaaaatgtggaaaaagtcaaggggtcagaatactttccgaattgaTGTCCAATGTCtaattattttgttgttgtaaattaATGATATTAGACGAggggtctccaaccctgttcctggagagctacccttctgtaggttttcgctccatccACAGTTGTAACTAACATGGTTAAGATGATCAACTAGATAATTATTAGAAACAGGATTAatactagattagggttggaaggaaaacctacaggactgtagtactccaggaacagggttggagagccctctATTAGACCTAGCTGATCTGCTGTTGATTTATTTCAGGGAATCTGGTTTCTCATATGTGGATTTAGAATTCACTCGTTTCAACAGGTCTAATATCaaatacaacaaaaataaacATGAGAAAGTTGACAGTACCTCTCTCTGTGGTCCAATACTGTTGCATACTTGTCGCCAGTCCAGTGAACCCTGTTGAATCAGTCTTCTGATGGCTATGGTAATAAGTGTCTGAACTATATCTGGAGAAAGCCAAACACAAATGAGTGCAATCTCTTTCTCTACAATGCCTTCAGGGTTTACTCGGGGTGTGACTTCCTCTGATGTATTACAATACCACTCTGCTGCTCTCTAAGTCCAATTCTACCTCATTTGCCATTGTAAACAGTTCACTGAGGCTATTCAACTGCTATGCAAAGCAACTGTGTTCAATTATGTTTTTATGACAAGGCTGTAGCTTTGGGTAAGTTAAGATAACATTTGAAATATGATTGAGACAGTTTATAATGGAATATACAGTTGTCACCGTTTTTGACAAACCTCTGTGCATGCAATTAGATCCACTTAAGTAGTTTCACAATGTCCTATAAAAAGCAATGTTATAGTGAGTTTTGCAGTTTTTACTGTAACATGCAATGTTCGTGTTTTCATTCCATGACAGGCTCTGacctgttttcttctgtttgattCAACCTTTCTGGAGCATCAGAGATAAAGATCAGTTTAGCATCCGCTCTACACCCAAGTAAAAACAAAACTACTGAGCACAAACACTTCTTCTGATGAACAATCTCTCCAATCCTAGTAAACCACAGTTTTCTTGACCTGAATGTGTAATTTTCGCTGAGAGAGGATGTATTGAACAGGATGTATTATTGAAGTGATTCAGTACCTCACTAACAGTGACATATCATCCAAATGTTACTAATTAAATATTTTTGAATGAAGTACCAAGTAGTACCAATCATTATTACCATCTTATTTGAGGTCAAATACCTGGTAATTTGACTGTACCCATAAAATAAAGTTTAACGACCAAAGCAAAAAATGCACCATAAAACCTATAACGTTTTAGACAATGGTAAAAACAAAGGTTTTATTATAGCgttagagaaagacagagaaatatACAATTAATCACATAGGAAAATCTTTTCCAAATAATTTTAAGGCAGAAAAATACCAAAACATATGTATTCAACATAACATATGTTTAACAATACCTTTGCTATAGAACATGCATTCATTTTCAATGTAAAATAAAGTAAATCCTTAACGGAAATGTTGTCTGTCACCCATCTGTCACCCCTTTGGGGGGAATAAGCACTAAGAACCCTCTGTAGTTACTGTGGTTAGACTAGAGCGTCCTCTAGTGGAACAGGGGACTGAGGCTGGAGACATCCCTCCTGCCTCACTGTGTAGGTTTATTGGCGGAATCTGTCAGAGCTGGTGTGTGATTGGTGACCGTGGCAGTATGGGTAATTTCGTTTTTTCTACTGGCCAAAATGGTCTGGATGTACATTGTAAGCTGTCGAGGGGAATCAGGGAAAGATGTAAGGTTAAGCAGTTACAAGTTAAAGATATCAAAACCAGAAAGAAAAAATTCAATGTTGAGAATTGCGGCTTACTGATTGTTGTTTTGCGAGAAGGTCGCGATGTATGGCCTGTCGTCGCTCGCGCTCCTTGTCATTGCTGGTTTTCCAGGTCTGGGCCACAGCTCTCACCTGCTTCTCATCTAGACTTGGGTTATCTTGCCACTGTAAAAACACAAGTCATTATAATGCGCATTTGATTTATTCCACACAATACTTCAAGGAGGCATCAGTGTAATATTAAATACTAAtattaatgtaatataatatgaGGGACTAACCAAGCGCAACACATAGTCATCCAGGGAGAGGTTCAGTAAGGAATGCAGGGACTTGATGGCCTCGTTGACCTTCTCACAGCTAGAATAAATCATGTTCTGTTTTTCAGGAGAGAGACGCATTCAAATGTTAATGTAAGAGGCATCTATCCACTGACAGATCATCTCAAACAGAAACTTTAGAGATAAGCAACTGATTATCACACAAGTGTGGTGGTGAGACAGGCCTGATACCTTCAGCTGCCCATTAGTTTTCTTGTACAGGGATGACAGACTGACAGCcatagtggaggtggaggggCTGGGAACGTTGGTGTTGCTGTGTTCTGCCTTGTTCAAGAAGAAAGCACCCTTCATAGTGGAGAGATAAACATACAGCTGTTTTTACACATCATACATATATCATTCACACTTTACTTATTTTTGATGAACAAGAGTTCAAGTAAGGAAGTCGCAATGTCTCAAAACCATAATTACTCTATGTTTACAGGCAAGAGCAGAAGTGAGGGGGGGCGAGCTCCCTTCAATACAGGACCTCCATCAGGCGGTGACAGAAAAATTGCTATAACGTCCAGCAAACGGTACCAGGGCATCGGGTCACGgaccaaagccataagactgctaattagttaattacagtgcattcggaaagtattcagaccccttgactttttccacattttgttacattacagccttactataaaattgatcaaatagtttcccccctcatcaatctacacaaaataccccataatgacaaagcaaaaacaggtttttagaaattcttgCCCCAAAAAAACCTACAGAAaacaatgaaatatcacatttacataagtattcagaccctttcctctgtactttgttgaagcacctttggcagcgattacagcctcaagtcttattgggtattgcgatacaagcttggcacacctgtattcggggagtttctcccattcttctctgcagatcctcttaagctctgacacgttggatgggaagcgttttcaggtctctccagagatgttcgttcgggttcaagtccgggatctaGCTGGGCCACAAtaaaacattcagagacttgtcccgatgccactcctgggttgttgtcctgttggaaggtgaacctttgccccagtctgaggtcctgagtgctcgggagcaggttttcatcaaggatctctctgtgctttgctctgttcatctttcccttgatcctgcctagtctcacagtccctgctgctgaaaaacatcccacagcatgactctgccaccaccatgccaggtgccaggtttcctccagacgtgacacttagcattcaggccaaaaagttcaatcttggtttcaccagaccagagaatcttgtttctcatggtcagagtcctttaggtgccttttggcaaactccaagctgtcatgtgccttttactgaggagtggcttccgtctggccactctaccataaaggcctgattggtggagtgctgcagagatggttgtccttctggaaggttctcctatctccacagaggaactctggaagtctggcagtgaccattgggttcttggtaacctccctgaccaaggcccttctcccctgattgctcagtttggccgggtggccagctctaggaagagtcttggtggttacaaacttcttctatttaagaatgatggaggccaatgtgttcttgcaTTGACCCCATCTTGCACGGACTATGCATACTCACAAAACTATatagacaatatatatatatatctacatacatacacactacactgacactctcacGCACATTCACATATACTACATCCGCACTACGTACTGTTCTTTATtatactcttattattatctatcctgatggaTAGTACCCtccctttatgtacatatctacctcaaataccttgtacAGCTGCACAGTGATAAAGTACTAGCACTCCCTGAATATAGATTAATTCTAATGtattttattccttgtgttactattatttttatttttttaactcttCATCATTGGGAAGACCTCGTAAGCAAGCACTTCACGCTAGTCTACACccgctgtattcggcgcatgtgaaaaataaaatattactTTTGATTTGACTACTAGACTGCTCACCACTGTCCATGAAAACATATTTAGCTGTGTTGTAAAACTAATGTATAGTAGTTCCTCTTTACCTCTGCCTCGTACTCAGCCCAGGCAGTTTTGCAGTCAGCCTCACtgagctcctcctcctctttgtggTCCAGCAGGGACTCGTGTTCATGGTAGCAGACAATCTGCCCCTTACAGCTCTGCAGCAGCTCTGCCAGCACCATGTCCTGGGAAACACAGACAAACAATGTCACTCAACTCCCTACTCTAATAATTGAGATTATAATGGTCTTGTGTGTTTAATTTGTAGCTCTGGTCACCTTGGGCAGCAGCGGTGTGGTCCTCTTGCTCTTCTTCTCAGAGTTGGGGTCATCCAGCAGGTCTGGCTCAAACATGTAGAGCTCCGTCAGTTCAAACAGTGTGAAGTGTCTCTGTATCTGCTGCTGGTCCACCACCCGGAACGACAGTGATTGCTTGGCCACCTGCCGGTCGTAGATCTTTTCCTCCATGGTGCCCTGGAATGAATCAGCAATTCAATATCAGTGATTACAGAATTATATGTAGTGCCCTATAAAATCAGCGTTGCGAAGAATGCTGATGGAATCACGGAATCGAGACATTAAAacggaattcaacaatattcaaaaatgtattgaacttagtagaaaatcaactaaatgtattattAGAAAATTCATTAATTTGCCAAAGTTCACAAGACATGaacaaaatgcatcagtgattcatattttcctgcaactttctgaaaaTGTCACAGGAATGTCCCTgtccgagtgtgtgtgtgcagtgtctAAACTGTGTAACCGTTGCGATGATGGTAATGATAACCTTCTTCTGGTAGAGATGGAAAGGCGTGCCAAAAAAACCcatctcaattaaatgttaactacaaagtaacctatgcctacctggcagaatgatatcatgattatttgcatcaatccagtggccatatGTTTTGCACACTGCAATGCATGAGCTCTACAGAAACATAGCTAACATAGCAATGGTCTCTTGCTGGTGCACACAGGGTTACTACACCTAAATAACCAAACTTCTTCTAGTTTTCCCAGACCATTTCCCAAAATTGGTCTCCTGAGCATTGTTGTGTACTTAGAACATCcaaattttgtttgtttttttcctaTAAAAAAGTAAAAAAGTGAATTTAAGATGGAAAATCTCAAAAAAAACTGAGGAAAACCGAAACCTGGCCAAACAAAAACTGAGAAAAACTAATTTGGGAAAAATAAAACAGATTTTATAGGGccttataaactcagcaacaaaagaaacgtcctctcactgtcaactgtgtttattttcagcaa
The sequence above is a segment of the Salvelinus alpinus chromosome 1, SLU_Salpinus.1, whole genome shotgun sequence genome. Coding sequences within it:
- the LOC139534577 gene encoding cysteinyl leukotriene receptor 2-like, whose amino-acid sequence is MQQYWTTERGLTGGTGNMSLESEVRNLTCDCPIDSFKRSVFPAAYLLFFFLGLIANSASLWVFLSMYRRKRSITTVNLYMLNLLLSDLMLVCSLPLRAAYYLLDSHWPFGDITCRLVSYVFYINMYGSVYFLLALSVLRYLAVSRPYTFMNLEGGSCGWGGCLLIWIFVSLASAPLLSSGTIQEGEERTRCLELGSSLGTIIVLNRAALVVGFTLPFTVISVCYVCVLLSLRQCRAGVEGMKRPSRRKSCALVILGLGIFMICFLPYHVVRTFFLAAERNAQLNGCEDSCSYLQVIRKAAVVTLCLAAGNSCLDPFLFFFVGENFRDFCMKNGRRQRRVVNNTERHRLQVLQPIELTVN